The DNA segment TCAAAACCGGAATGCACACCCCTAGGCCGTAGTAGCCATCCCCTTAAGGGTGTCCAGAAAATAAAACTTAAAGAATAGAAGATGCATGGGCATCCGTTAACCTTTTTTAATTGCTCATGTTGGTGTTTTGTATGCTCTCTCATATGTTGGTGATTTATCATTTTCCTTTCTAGGGCCATCCGGCACCCTGCGAGTGGATATGTGCAGGGAATAAATGATCTTGCAACACCATTCTTAGTTGTTTTCTTGTCAGAACACTTAGAAGGGAGCATTGACAAATGGATGATGTCTGGTCTGCCTTCTGAGAAAATATCTGACATAGAAGCTGACTGTTATTGGTGTCTATCAAAATTGCTTGATGGGATGCAAGACCATTACACATTTGCTCAACCAGGAATCCAGCGCCTTGTGTTTAAGCTAAAGGAGCTGGTTAGACGGATAGATGGTAATATCCTAGTGGTTTCtactttatttgttttttttaactaCTGCATAATACAAGAAATCTGGAATTTGGTGTCAAACAGTACTGATTTCCTATATGTGAAACAGTGATTTATTTTAAAGGTTAAGCAAAAAAAATTTCAGCATATTATATGTTTATTTATGTTGTGAATAAGTTAACTTTCTACGACTGTGAAAAAGGACGCATACCTCTATGATTGGCATCATTATGAGGGTGTTTTACTGTTGGAACCAGTATTTATTTCATTCAATTTGTCTTGGCCAGCTAAGATTGTTCTGTATTGGTTGCAATGGGTTACACATGTAggtattttctataatttgttGATGGAGGTGGCTGAGATTGTCTTTTGATAATTGGAACTTGAATCACGTGAACATTTGGACATGGTAAAGACACATTACAAGTTTTATGTTaccattctaaaaaaaaaaaacgcATTACAAGACTAGTTACTAGAAAATGTTAAAAGAAGCTGATAAAATGTTGAATTTCATCAAGTGTAAGAAAACCCTAATTTGCTTCCGAAGTATTAGAGGTTAACCATGATTAAACTGTGGTTTTTGAGGTAACAAAGTACGAGAACTGAAAGTAGGGTGACTAAGAAATGGCAGCATAATTACTGTTCTCTCCGTCCTGTCTATATATATTCTTTCAGAAATTTTTTACGTGACATGTTATAATTTTGATATTTGGTTCCTCCCCATTTAATAGAACCTGTGTCAACACACATGGAAGAGCAAGGGCTTGAGTTTCTCCAGTTTGCTTTTCGCTGGTTCAACTGTCTCTTGATACGCGAGGTTTGTTTTTCTGCCtttatcatattaattttttttttcatcctTTTCCTAAGTTCTGCATTGTTGATAAAGCCCTTTTCAGGTGTCATAGTAAAGAATACCTTAAGACAGAGACCTAATCAATCTATTCTTGCAGATCCCTTTCCATCTTGTTTCTCGATTGTGGGATACATACCTTGCAGAAGGTGATGCGCTGCCAGATTTTCTTGTATATATTGCTGCAAGCTTTCTGCTCACAGTAAGATTTCTCTTAATATCTGCTTGAGATTTATGTGATGACATTgatggtgtgtttggtatgaaggaaaatgttttccaggaactgagtggttttatcacttattttcccatggttggaaaacatttttcaaaaatatttgccTTTCATACCAAACACTCCCTGAATCTTACTggcattacatatatagaaaaaACACACTAACACAAACACACACTCTTTTACCTTATTTTAGAAAGAAAGGTTTGTTAGACAAGTCCAGAATGGATTGGTAAATATCGAATTGAAGGAAACAGGGTTCAAGTATTATTATAAGTTATAGGCACCCCTTGACATATGACGCATGGTCTTAGACCATGCAAAGAAAGAATCTATCATGGGTATCGTTACACAGTATTCCAGTCACTGACCCAAAACCTCTGTTTcttgtgaccagagtgttattTTCCTGCGTATGCATTATAAGTCTCTTGAGCAGCAGTAGTTCTTCATACTCTTTCTAATACCAATTTTATTTTCCATACACAACTGAATCTTAGAGCGTTCCTTTGCCTGTTCTATTTACTAGACCTGATATTCCTATGAAGAATTGCTGTTCAAGGAGCTTTGCTATGTATATTTGCTCAATGTTGTGTTTATTGTGCAGTGGTCAGATAAGCTGCTGAAGCTTGACTTCCAAGAGATGGTTATGTTCCTTCAGCACCTTCCAACTCATAACTGGAGCCATTCAGAGCTTGAGATGGTACTTTCTAGAGCTTACATGTGGCATGCCATGTTCAACAGATCACCCAGCCACTTGGCTGGCTGaagtggatttttttttttaatttttgtttcaactttttgtattttcttatccgtttttttgtttttgtaaaagtcGTTCAATTTTCCATTGTTGGTTTTCCTCTTCTCGTTTAGAGCCTAAATCTGCTATTGCATTCACTACCAATTGTTTCTTTTCTTCTGTATTATGATTTGTAAGATGTGTATGCTAAATCCTTATCATTATATGTTGCCTTTCATTAGAGAGAATACATCAAATGTAGAAAAACTGGAAAGCTTGCTTGTTAACTTCATATATGTGATAGCTGTATATTTCAGTCTGCTCTTTACTTGAATTATTCGATCTTATGTGACTTGCAAAAATCAACGCGCTATTTTGATGGGTGTCTACGAGCTTAACAATGAAGAaagttttttctagtttttaacaCTCTTGTTTTATAGTTATCGCTTATCTATTTCTTCTTCCGTTTGTCAGTGTTCCTTGTCCCTTTAAGCCAAAAGCTGAAGGAAAGTGCATAACCTATTTGGGTTTTTCCCCTCTAGATATAGACGTAAGGAAATAGTCCGCAATCTTGAAAGGGTTACAGTGTATGACTTCACCTGCTTTAATCTTTTGTTTCTCGAATATGATCGTTTCTGTAACAAAAAGTTTTATCTCCAAGTCCCAGAGACATTTTTGGTTTCTTTTGGGGCAGTTTAAGCTCTCTTCCGCACCCACTCGCGCAGAAGTTCCTTCTTTCATGTAATCTCATCTTAATCAGTTTccagttattttatttttcttccttgttCCATTTTCGGGCAATCGATATACTTAGCTTCTGACAGATGAAATTAGGAGTTAGATTTAGTGTTATCTTGCCattatttcttttttgttgttgtgggtATCGAATCTTTAGGGAAAATGTTTCTACAGATGCAGTTATCATGAGAAGATCAATGGAGAAAAGTAACTTGATGTAAAAAAATTGCCTGTCATATTTGTAGAAAGCACAAGTTATATTCTAGTCATGATTTGGTAACAAGAATGTTAAACTGATGAAGAAAATGGGATTTCATGTCAAACGGAAACATGAAATCACCAGTCATATCAGAAACAAGCATCAATGTAATTGAgattttttccttcctatacaatatttgaaacttatttaccaaaattatcCTAATTTTGTATATTGCCCACTCTAAACAAggattatttataaattatatacaattcataattagtgccttaaattaggggatttaattacaccatttttctttctttttttctcctctcctctttccttatttttctgcGAGATTTTTACCTTCCTAATGGCTGGCGTTTCTACTCTTAATAATTAGTACTCCAAGATGGTATGTTCAAGTTATTTGTTGAGAAAAAGTCAAATACTTTCCACTTTTCGGGGAGTTTAATGTGATTCCTGCGtacgagttttttttttttaaagagaaaaatTTTGGTCGGTTTGTTTGTAATTTAATTTGTCCTTGAATTTTaccttccttttctttattttacttttaccTGTTAAAAAACCAAATTTACTTTTCACCTTCATTCATTTCTGAACCATGTTAGCAATTTACGATAAGATGTACCCCCTCCAATTTAAAGTCATGATTAATTTCCCTTTCTCTTGCCTTTTCCCCTTCCTTCACCCCAAATTATACACTGTAGCGTACAACTTTTACTTATTAATAAGAATTTTATAGTTACCTTGTAATTCTCTTCCTCATTTCGTTagtttcttatttttaaaaaagaagaggaGACAGATATTGAACGACAACAAATAAATACGCGTGGGTAAATGCAAAAAAGGGTTATGAACGATATTTTAAGTGACAACAGCAGCATACAAATTTGTATGGCACAAtgacatacaaattaaaaataaaaatcgtataaatttgatacaaatttgatacatctacaacaacatataaactaaaaacgtattttatataactaattatatagtataaaacttatttataacttatctacaactttcatacattatttttactcAGTTAAATacaaacaacttaaatacaattttcatacaaattttatacaatatgtcttttgtatgtattttgtatatgatttgtatatattttgtaagtgGTGTGTCCTTCTTCCTCTttgaaattccaatcaaaacttccTCTCTTAaaacaattttgatacatatcaacaactttatgtaaaaagatagtatatataacttaaatacaaatttcatacaacgattcatacattatacaactatttttcaactttcatataacattcaaataaaaatatatatataattacaacagaatacaacttaaatataatttatacaatatacaacttatttataacttatctacaactttcatacatactaaaaataaatttcatacaactaactatacagtatacacttatttacaactaatctacaacttatctacaactttcatacattatttctactaagttaaatacaactacaatatgaTACAACTtaaataaaatttttatataaattttatacaatatgtcttttgtatattttgtatctgatttgtatatattttgtatgtggtgtgtgtttcttcctctctaaaatttcaatcaaaactcTCTCTtgatacaattttgatacatatcaacaattttatgtaaaaagataatattgataacttaaatacaaattttatacaacgattcatacattatacaactatttttcaactttcatacaacattcaaataaaaaaaatatatataactacaacagaatacaatttacatacaattatactataattttactacaatttcgtaagtatattgtatgtcatgtgttcttcttcttcttcttcttcttcttcttcttcttcttcttcttcttcttcttcttcttcttcttcgagtttcaatctgaaattcagccaaaatcaagtctaatcttcaccaaacacactcaaaattgagatataaactccaaacaatattctcaattgtttgcaacaacacccaatccaaacaaataatggtttttgaaaatccaaattcgatttcaaagcttcaaagctttttagtGGCTGTCAATGgcggagagtcaaacaccttcaaaatttattgattgacaatttcaatttgaacaccaattgtgcaacatgaaaggaaattgctaagttaaaacgatTGAAATTCATTGATGAATTTCATTAAAACTATATAcaacaagaaagcataaaaaaatagagaacaccaaatgaagaaaaattgggaaaaaaacagaaaaggagagtagagagacagagagagagagagagagagagagagagagagagagagagagagagacagagacagAGACCGAGAGAGAGACGGAGACAGAGACCGAGAGAGAGACGGTGAGACAGAGTGGGCAAGTATAAAGGGATAAGGAAATAAAtgatattccttattcaattcttaatataaagggatactcatttaaaacttatttgtatataGGAAAATTTTcacaaaccactattgtttagtggttattagctaactgtagctaccatttactatattacttcttatagctatgttttcattttttatagagtgtattcgatgtatttaagatactgtatttatgaatacagtagcaaaaatcgACGTGAAACAGGGGAGTCCAGCTAGgcaattattgtattcgactgtattcgcgAGCTGTATTCGCGAATACAGTAACGTAAATTGCGTAAATCGTGGTCTATTCAGTTATTTTAAAATGGTAAgtaaatcaattaacataatagactcctaatataactcaactaaCTCAATTATATCACCCAGAATCTGTATTTCACGACGAATCTGTAGAATATTTTTTCCAGTCAAAAAATACAACAAAACAGAGCAATCTCAAGATTTTCAATCCTTCCTTTTTCTGTTGCTATCGTTCGTGGAAGTTCTGTTTTCAACCAATAAAATTCGAGATTCATATCACCCAGAATCTATATTTTACGCTGAATCTGTAGAATATTTTTCCTAGCCGAAAAATACAACAAAATAGAGCAATCTCAAGATTTTCAATCCTTCTTTTTCTGTTGCTATCATTCGTGGAAGTTTGGTTTTCAACCAATAAAATTCGAGATTCATGTCACCCAGAATCTGTATTTTACGCCGAATCTGTAGAATATTTTTCCCAGCTGAAAAATACAACAAAATAGAGCAATCTCAAAATTTTCAATCCTTCCTTTTTCTGTTGCTATCGTTCGTGGAAGTTCTATTTTCAACCAATAAAATTCGAGATTCATACAATTATATACAGAAATCGGTATAATTCGATTTTACATATGGCAAGTTTAACCGTGCTACCGTGTCATTCTGGTAAGTGGAATAGTGAGAGTAGCTATGTCGATTATTCGATTGAGGGGATACTGATAAAGGAGTATACGTCGTACAATAATTTGGTTGCTTCAATTTCGAAGCAACTCGACATAGATTTGTACTCAAAGTCAATTAAAATTGAATACAAAGTAGATGGAAATTGCACGCCAATGGAAATACATAACGACATGGGTTACAAGGTGTATGTAGAGTTGAAAAAAGTGAACAGAGAATTCGAGATGTATCCTTTGTGCATAACAACAATTGACAAAGAAGTTGTAGCTGGAGGTACTTCAATTCAAGGCGACCTTGTGCAAATTGAAGAAGCAAATCAAAGGTGTAATTTTGATACAGATGATACACTTGCTATTGAGTCTGTCAATTCAGGCGAACCAATTGAGGTGTTCGAACTGGACACAGATTTGATTATTTCAAAAACTAATCAAAGAGAGGTTATGGTTGGACAAGTATATAAGGATAAGGCTACATTAAAACAGGTGATGGAGCATTATGCAATATCTGAAAGGTTTTAATTCCGGGTTGATAGGTCTAATGCTATCAGGTTTGAGTGTCCGTAATTACAACTTGTCGAACATCATGTTATATTCAAATGTATGGTTATGTATTTTGAATGTGAAATTGAATAttgttttcatggtagaattttTATCTATATTTAGATGTATTTAGATATATTTGAATGTATTTACATTACTTTCATTGTTATACTTAtgaataattatgtatttcaaatacatgtattcatatgtattttaCTGATAAATATTTATTACAGTGACTTTCACTGGTTGTTCTTAGATGTATTTATACCTATttagatgtatatatataattacaatCGTATTCACATGTATATGTgtgtattttgaattttttgtacATTGTATTTATGGTAGAATTTTTAaattgtatttagatgtatttagaTATGTTTGGATGTATTTACATGTCTTTCATTGTTGTACTTAtgaataattatgtatttcaAATACATGTATTCATCTGTATTTTACTGATAAATAGATATTACAGTGACTTTCGCTGTTTGTTTttagatgtatatatataattacagTCGTACTCACATGTATATGtgtgtattttatatatatatatatatatatatatatatatatatatatatatatatatatatatatatgtaacaaTGTATTCACATATATATGAGTGTATGTTTTAACCATTTATACTGTATATATTGCGAAAAAATTATTTGCAGCTATACATTATTATGTATGTCAGAGGATTGTGAATGGAGATTTAAGGCTTCTAGCATTAACAAATCACAAATGTTCAAAGTGAGAGAGTTCAATGATAAGCATACATGTCCGTTGAAGGATAAGGTGTATGAGCAACGTCAAACAAGCAGTAGTCTTATCGGTGGTATGATTAGGTCCAAGCTTACTAATCATAAGAGGAAATACACCCCAAAggatataattgatgatgtgaaGTCGGATTTTGGTATAGATGTTAGTTATATGTTGGTGTGGCAGGCTAAAAAAAAGGCAATGAATTTTTTAAGAGGTGAACCGGCTGATTCATACAATAAATTACCAGGGTACTTATATACAATGGATATGATATATCCCGGTTCACACATTAGAATGGTAAAATCACCACAAAATGAGTTCATGTATGTGTATATATCTTTGTATGCCTTTATAAAGGGGTTCGATCATTGTAGACCCATTGTGGTTGTGGATGGAAGCCACCTAAAATCGGCATACACCGGGACATTCGTCTCGGCCAGCACGTTGGATGGCGCAGGTGAGTATGGGGATTATAATAAAATTTGTTAATTTTACTGCCTATTAAAGAATgaaatacatatttttaatatGTATGCAATTGTATTTACAGGTCATATACTGTCACTAGCATATGGTATAATTGATTCAGAGAACGGTGTTGCTTGGTCgtggttctttgagcaattcaaggaAGCATATGGTGAGAGGAAGAACATGTGCATCGTTTCAGATAGGAATGAGAGTATCATCAAATTAGTATCGAGAGTGTATCCAATGGTACCGCATTTTGCTTGTAAATGGCATCTATGGAACAAAGTATAtaagaaattcaaaaagagtCATTCAAAGTTGAGCGAAATATACTTCTTGATGGCAAGAGCATACACACAGGCTAAATATGATAGTCTAATGGAGAAGGTGGAGAAGGTAGATATTAGGGTAAAAGAATACTTGGAATTAACTGGATACAAAAAGTGGGCTAGGTTGTATGCACCTGTTAACAGGGGATGGACCATGACATCAAATATTGATGAGTTAATCAATGCCTCACTTGTGTCAGCAAGAGAATTGCCAATATACGACTTTCTCGAAGAAGTTAAGAAGATGTTTGGACGTTGGAATTGCAGCAATCGGAAAGAAGCTTCACACACGTACACAACGCTTGGAAAACAATACCTGGAGATGCTTACTTTGAATGAGGCAATATCTACACGTATGAttgtaagtttttttttaaagtcATTGTATCATGTATTTAGCCCTGGTACAAGGTGTATTTATTTCTAATACAATTTTTACTATTCAAATACAGAATGCTCATTGTATTATAGCAGTTATGCATGCTTTATGTTTTATTAAATGTTTAAAAAACTTAtcattatatgtatatattactTTTTTATACATTTGCATTTCATTGGTTGAATTCAATGGTTTTGTTTCTAACCAGATGCATTTCCTAAGCAGATAGTCTATATGTTACTGTATATAACTATATTCATCAGTTAAAATGTCATCATCTTTAATATTCTGCCAGCCTAAATATAGACTGTATTCCACggtattcaatatatttcattGTATATCATTGTATGTCTTTGTATTTTATATCTACATATATgtttgtatttcattgtattttatAGATATATATTTGTTTGAATTCAATATAGATGATAATCctaaaagataaataaaaatatatatatatatatatatatatatatatatatatatatatatatatatatatatatatatatatatatatatatatatatatatatatatatatatatatatatatatatatatatatatatatatatatatatatatatatatatatatatatatatatatatatatatatatatataaacttataGGTCTATGTTTAAATATAGGTTGTACC comes from the Nicotiana tabacum cultivar K326 chromosome 14, ASM71507v2, whole genome shotgun sequence genome and includes:
- the LOC142168996 gene encoding uncharacterized protein LOC142168996 — encoded protein: MASLTVLPCHSGKWNSESSYVDYSIEGILIKEYTSYNNLVASISKQLDIDLYSKSIKIEYKVDGNCTPMEIHNDMGYKVYVELKKVNREFEMYPLCITTIDKEVVAGGTSIQGDLVQIEEANQRCNFDTDDTLAIESVNSGEPIEVFELDTDLIISKTNQREVMVGQVYKDKATLKQVMEHYAISESYTLLCMSEDCEWRFKASSINKSQMFKVREFNDKHTCPLKDKVYEQRQTSSSLIGGMIRSKLTNHKRKYTPKDIIDDVKSDFGIDVSYMLVWQAKKKAMNFLRGEPADSYNKLPGYLYTMDMIYPGSHIRMVKSPQNEFMYVYISLYAFIKGFDHCRPIVVVDGSHLKSAYTGTFVSASTLDGAGHILSLAYGIIDSENGVAWSWFFEQFKEAYGERKNMCIVSDRNESIIKLVSRVYPMVPHFACKWHLWNKVYKKFKKSHSKLSEIYFLMARAYTQAKYDSLMEKVEKVDIRVKEYLELTGYKKWARLYAPVNRGWTMTSNIDELINASLVSARELPIYDFLEEVKKMFGRWNCSNRKEASHTYTTLGKQYLEMLTLNEAISTRMIMHFLSR